In a single window of the Saccharothrix australiensis genome:
- a CDS encoding VgrG-related protein, translating into MSQEQAGRSFAAGPIVVAAGPVDGAWDDELVSCVVEENVGVPDTAVLTYHDGNRQLLSETGITIGSPLRISVASVRSQATELLFNGEVTAIEMDVDATGAYTVVRAMSKAHRLFRGRRVEAFQNMTASAIVAKVAKSAGLAVGRVETSQITYRHLSQPGVSDWDFLQMLAREHGAVVRVDDKGRLEFTKLTPAAKAPAPTTSAAKNPMVLEFGRNLLVLRASLSSTEQANGVQVRSWDVARKKALVAVQNNTRSKTSVPGLAASTASRAFRTRNRALVTDVPYSTQAEATAAARSLEASISAGFAELEAVVEGNPKLRAGVPIALGNVGEAFSGRYTATAVSHVLEPGSGYRTTVVVSASHDRSLAGLVAGGNSVELPRMPGLATGIVTDIRETGGQRGWVKLKFPWLDDKYVTDWVRTVQLGGVGGGGVFSPDVNDEVLVGFEQGSLDRPYVLGGLYNGVDKPSPHDLPLVDGRSGKVNRRSLVSRKGNRLELLDGARESGVRLASGDQRLEVKLDERRGRLDLTVRGPGGRGVLGSLRIDATGITLDAGNGQVRIKGRMIRLN; encoded by the coding sequence ATGAGCCAGGAGCAAGCAGGGCGGTCCTTCGCCGCCGGCCCCATCGTCGTCGCGGCGGGCCCGGTGGACGGCGCGTGGGACGACGAACTGGTCAGCTGCGTGGTCGAGGAGAACGTCGGCGTGCCCGACACCGCCGTCCTGACCTACCACGACGGCAACCGGCAACTGCTGTCGGAGACCGGCATCACCATCGGCTCCCCGCTGCGGATCTCCGTGGCGTCGGTGCGGTCCCAGGCCACGGAGCTGCTGTTCAACGGCGAGGTCACGGCGATCGAGATGGACGTGGACGCCACCGGCGCGTACACCGTCGTCCGCGCGATGAGCAAGGCGCACCGGCTGTTCCGCGGCCGTCGGGTGGAGGCGTTCCAGAACATGACCGCGTCCGCCATCGTCGCCAAGGTCGCCAAGTCGGCCGGGCTGGCCGTCGGCCGGGTCGAGACGTCGCAGATCACCTACCGGCACCTCAGCCAGCCCGGTGTGTCGGACTGGGACTTCCTCCAGATGCTGGCCCGCGAGCACGGCGCGGTCGTCCGCGTGGACGACAAGGGGCGGTTGGAGTTCACCAAGCTCACGCCCGCGGCCAAGGCGCCCGCGCCGACCACCTCCGCCGCGAAGAACCCGATGGTGCTGGAGTTCGGCCGCAACCTGCTGGTGCTGCGCGCCTCGCTGAGCAGCACCGAGCAGGCCAACGGGGTGCAGGTGCGCAGTTGGGACGTGGCCCGGAAGAAGGCGCTGGTGGCGGTGCAGAACAACACGCGCAGCAAGACCTCCGTGCCCGGCCTGGCCGCGTCGACGGCGAGCAGGGCGTTCCGCACCAGGAACCGCGCGCTGGTGACCGACGTGCCGTACTCGACGCAGGCGGAGGCCACCGCGGCGGCGCGGTCGCTGGAGGCGTCGATCAGCGCGGGGTTCGCCGAGCTGGAGGCCGTCGTCGAGGGCAACCCGAAGTTGCGCGCGGGTGTGCCGATCGCCCTGGGCAACGTGGGCGAGGCGTTCAGCGGGCGCTACACCGCGACGGCCGTGAGCCACGTGCTGGAGCCGGGTTCGGGCTACCGGACCACGGTGGTGGTCAGCGCGTCGCACGACCGCTCGTTGGCGGGGCTGGTCGCGGGCGGCAACTCCGTCGAGCTGCCCCGGATGCCCGGCCTGGCGACCGGGATCGTCACCGACATCAGGGAGACGGGCGGCCAGCGCGGCTGGGTCAAGCTCAAGTTCCCCTGGCTGGACGACAAGTACGTGACCGACTGGGTGCGGACGGTGCAGCTCGGCGGTGTCGGCGGCGGCGGGGTGTTCAGCCCGGACGTCAACGACGAGGTGCTCGTCGGGTTCGAGCAGGGCAGCCTGGACCGGCCGTACGTGCTGGGCGGCCTCTACAACGGGGTGGACAAGCCGTCGCCGCACGACCTGCCGCTGGTGGACGGTCGCAGCGGGAAGGTCAACCGCAGGTCCCTGGTGTCCCGCAAGGGGAACCGCCTGGAACTGCTGGACGGGGCGCGCGAGTCCGGCGTCCGGCTGGCCAGCGGCGACCAGCGGCTGGAGGTCAAGCTCGACGAGCGCAGGGGCCGGCTCGACCTCACCGTGCGCGGACCGGGCGGGCGCGGGGTCCTCGGCTCGCTGCGGATCGACGCCACGGGCATCACGCTCGACGCCGGGAACGGGCAGGTGCGCATCAAGGGCCGCATGATCCGCCTGAACTGA
- a CDS encoding Cys-every-fifth RiPP peptide CefA, whose protein sequence is MRPLRPWWGVAGPPAGAGILRRRCSVARASVAAPRSCPPCGGARLPRRCSVRRCPVRRCPVRRCPVRRCPVRRCPVRRCPVRRCPVRRCPVRRCSAHPWLGCPRARSSRATTPSATPRPRPAVPWTRPAVP, encoded by the coding sequence GTGCGCCCACTCCGCCCGTGGTGGGGCGTGGCGGGACCGCCGGCGGGGGCGGGGATACTCCGCCGGCGGTGCAGCGTCGCGAGAGCATCGGTGGCGGCGCCGAGGTCTTGCCCGCCGTGCGGCGGAGCACGGCTGCCGCGCCGGTGCTCGGTGCGTCGGTGCCCGGTGCGTCGGTGCCCGGTGCGTCGGTGCCCGGTGCGTCGGTGCCCGGTGCGTCGGTGCCCGGTGCGTCGGTGCCCGGTGCGTCGGTGCCCGGTGCGTCGGTGCCCAGTGCGCCGGTGCTCGGCGCACCCCTGGCTCGGCTGCCCGCGAGCGCGATCGAGCCGGGCAACGACCCCGTCCGCAACCCCTCGGCCTCGCCCGGCCGTCCCGTGGACCCGACCAGCCGTTCCGTGA
- a CDS encoding GPW/gp25 family protein — translation MNTDFIGRGWGFPLRLSATGGIALVEREQEIQEAIRLILGTAPGERPMRPEFGCGIHEHVFAAADHATAGDIAREVRIALDRWEPRIEVADVVVAFDAVEVGTLYIDVRYTIRATNDQRNLVFPFYTIPSEEGGAG, via the coding sequence GTGAACACCGACTTCATCGGCCGCGGCTGGGGCTTCCCGCTGCGGCTGTCCGCCACCGGCGGCATCGCGCTGGTCGAGCGGGAGCAGGAGATCCAGGAGGCCATCCGGCTGATCCTGGGCACCGCGCCCGGCGAGCGCCCGATGCGACCGGAGTTCGGCTGCGGCATCCACGAGCACGTGTTCGCCGCGGCGGACCACGCCACCGCCGGCGACATCGCCCGCGAGGTGCGGATCGCGCTCGACCGGTGGGAGCCGCGCATCGAGGTCGCCGACGTCGTCGTGGCCTTCGACGCCGTCGAGGTGGGCACGCTCTACATCGACGTGCGCTACACCATCCGCGCCACCAACGACCAGCGCAACCTGGTCTTCCCCTTCTACACGATCCCCTCCGAGGAAGGCGGTGCCGGCTGA
- a CDS encoding putative baseplate assembly protein, with the protein MVLPAPNLDDRRFQQLVDEAKRYVQQSCPEWSDHNVSDPGVTLIETFAHMVDQLVYRLNRVPEKNYLAFLDLLGARLFPPTAARADVTFWLSAPQPDTVLLPAGTEVATAGGDAAEAVVFATTHDLPIVPCSLTRLVTRSADGDYVDRTRDLDSGRDVRCFQAAPAVGDATLFGLSSAVPRCAVVLRLDSRVEGIGVDPRQPPLVWEAWDGQAWVACPTDDDSTGGLNRPGEVVLHVPAGHTASAVGGHRAGWLRCRVTEPLPDQPFYAESPTVREAEAFTVGGTTAVEHAEVEVDVPLGESAGVPGQRFTLPVAPVLLDGDPVVVRVSTGAGWEDWTVVEDFGSSGPDDRHVVLDASTGEFLFPPAVREADGSLRRYGAVPPKGAHLRVPRYRTGGGRAGNVARGAISVLRSSQPYVTEVENREAALGGVDAETVAEAKLRVPHQLRVWDRAVTAGDYELIARQAVPSLARVRCLPVAGEAGGGAGGARVLLVPDAVADEGDRLRFEQLMPTEEVLAAVTRRLDECRLLGTRLVVEPPRYQGITVVARLAAPEPGSANRVHEAALDALYRYLNPLRGGPDGVGWEFGRSVQFGEVFAVLQRVPGVSLVREVRLFPANPLTGARGAPVEHLEIAPNALVFSHQHQVAVDAP; encoded by the coding sequence ATGGTGCTGCCCGCGCCCAACCTGGACGACCGGCGCTTCCAGCAGCTCGTGGACGAGGCCAAGCGGTACGTCCAGCAGAGCTGCCCGGAGTGGTCGGACCACAACGTCTCCGACCCCGGCGTCACCCTGATCGAGACCTTCGCGCACATGGTGGACCAGCTCGTCTACCGGCTGAACCGGGTGCCGGAGAAGAACTACCTGGCGTTCCTGGACCTGCTGGGCGCGCGGCTGTTCCCGCCGACGGCGGCCAGGGCCGACGTCACGTTCTGGCTGTCCGCGCCGCAACCCGACACCGTGCTGCTGCCCGCGGGCACGGAGGTCGCCACGGCGGGCGGCGACGCCGCCGAGGCCGTGGTGTTCGCGACCACCCACGACCTGCCCATCGTGCCGTGCTCGTTGACGCGCCTGGTGACCAGGTCGGCGGACGGCGACTACGTGGACCGCACCAGGGATCTCGACTCTGGCCGGGACGTGCGGTGCTTCCAGGCCGCGCCCGCGGTCGGCGACGCCACGCTGTTCGGCCTGTCCTCCGCCGTGCCGCGTTGCGCGGTCGTGCTGCGGCTGGACAGCCGGGTCGAGGGCATCGGCGTCGACCCGCGCCAGCCACCGCTGGTGTGGGAGGCGTGGGACGGGCAGGCGTGGGTCGCCTGCCCGACCGACGACGACAGCACCGGCGGCCTCAACCGGCCCGGCGAGGTGGTGCTGCACGTGCCCGCCGGGCACACGGCGTCCGCGGTGGGCGGCCACCGCGCGGGCTGGCTGCGCTGCCGGGTGACCGAACCGCTGCCGGACCAGCCCTTCTACGCCGAGTCGCCGACCGTGCGGGAAGCCGAGGCGTTCACCGTCGGCGGCACGACGGCCGTCGAGCACGCCGAGGTCGAGGTCGACGTGCCGCTGGGCGAGTCGGCGGGCGTGCCGGGCCAGCGGTTCACCCTGCCCGTCGCGCCGGTGCTGCTCGACGGCGACCCCGTGGTCGTGCGGGTGTCGACGGGCGCGGGCTGGGAGGACTGGACCGTGGTGGAGGACTTCGGCTCCTCCGGGCCGGACGACCGGCACGTGGTGCTGGACGCGAGCACCGGCGAGTTCCTGTTCCCGCCCGCGGTGCGCGAGGCCGACGGTTCCCTGCGCCGATACGGGGCGGTGCCGCCCAAGGGCGCGCACCTCCGGGTGCCGCGCTACCGCACCGGCGGCGGCCGGGCGGGCAACGTGGCGCGCGGCGCGATCTCCGTGCTGCGCAGCTCCCAGCCGTACGTGACGGAGGTGGAGAACCGGGAGGCCGCGCTCGGCGGCGTGGACGCCGAGACGGTGGCCGAGGCGAAGCTGCGGGTGCCGCACCAGTTGCGGGTGTGGGACCGCGCCGTCACCGCCGGGGACTACGAGCTGATCGCCCGGCAGGCCGTGCCGTCGCTGGCGCGGGTGCGGTGCCTGCCCGTCGCGGGCGAGGCGGGCGGCGGGGCGGGTGGCGCGCGGGTGCTGCTGGTGCCCGACGCGGTGGCCGACGAGGGTGACCGCCTGCGGTTCGAGCAGCTGATGCCGACCGAGGAGGTGCTGGCGGCGGTGACGCGGCGGCTGGACGAGTGCCGCCTGCTGGGCACCCGCCTGGTCGTGGAACCGCCGCGCTACCAGGGGATCACCGTGGTGGCCCGGCTCGCCGCACCGGAACCGGGCAGCGCCAACCGCGTGCACGAGGCCGCGCTGGACGCGCTGTACCGGTACCTCAACCCGCTGCGCGGCGGCCCGGACGGCGTCGGGTGGGAGTTCGGCCGCTCGGTGCAGTTCGGCGAGGTCTTCGCGGTGCTGCAACGGGTTCCGGGCGTGTCGCTGGTGCGGGAGGTCCGGCTGTTCCCGGCCAACCCGCTCACCGGTGCGCGCGGCGCGCCCGTCGAGCACCTGGAGATCGCGCCGAACGCGCTGGTGTTCTCGCACCAGCACCAGGTCGCGGTGGACGCGCCGTGA
- a CDS encoding DUF6760 family protein yields the protein MTYAAERLLQEVAYVAYHFHWAREEILDLEHHERRRWVGEIARINTRVNEGR from the coding sequence GTGACGTACGCGGCCGAACGGCTGCTGCAGGAGGTCGCGTACGTGGCCTACCACTTCCACTGGGCGCGCGAGGAGATCCTCGACCTGGAGCACCACGAGCGCCGGCGGTGGGTCGGGGAGATCGCCCGCATCAACACCAGGGTGAACGAGGGGAGGTGA
- a CDS encoding phage tail protein — protein sequence MAEGDALSTHIFGVQLGGFTVESLQEVSGLTVEEDVVEVPQVTPTGKPLLRKQPGAQKGGEVTITRGLDVSAEFTKWLKETLEKGAVSAARQNVTIEVKDSEGNTVRRMQLMNAWASKWEGPSLKAGESTAATEKVTLVFEEIKVE from the coding sequence ATGGCAGAAGGCGATGCTCTCTCCACCCACATCTTCGGCGTGCAGCTCGGCGGTTTCACCGTCGAGTCCCTCCAGGAGGTCAGCGGCCTGACCGTCGAGGAGGACGTGGTCGAGGTGCCCCAGGTGACGCCCACCGGGAAACCGCTGCTGCGCAAGCAGCCCGGCGCGCAGAAGGGCGGCGAGGTCACGATCACCAGGGGCCTCGACGTGAGCGCGGAGTTCACCAAGTGGCTCAAGGAAACCCTGGAGAAGGGCGCGGTCTCCGCGGCCCGGCAGAACGTCACCATCGAGGTCAAGGACTCCGAGGGCAACACGGTCCGGCGGATGCAGCTGATGAACGCCTGGGCCAGCAAGTGGGAGGGCCCGTCGCTCAAGGCGGGCGAGTCCACCGCCGCCACGGAGAAGGTGACCCTCGTCTTCGAGGAGATCAAGGTCGAATGA
- a CDS encoding PAAR domain-containing protein, whose amino-acid sequence MRPAARLGDKTSHGGVLVTPASPPLAAKAATVLIEGVPAAVVGSVHACPKLPDHPALGPSNVIVPRPAPPPTVFVGGAPLAVVGDRSVCQAGIVLGARSVFVGGVL is encoded by the coding sequence ATGCGCCCCGCTGCCCGGCTGGGTGACAAGACGTCCCACGGCGGCGTCCTCGTGACCCCCGCGTCGCCCCCGTTGGCGGCGAAAGCGGCCACCGTGCTCATCGAAGGCGTGCCCGCCGCCGTCGTCGGCAGCGTCCACGCGTGCCCCAAGCTGCCCGACCACCCCGCGCTGGGACCGTCCAACGTGATCGTGCCGAGGCCCGCGCCACCCCCGACGGTGTTCGTCGGCGGCGCGCCGCTCGCCGTCGTCGGCGACCGCTCGGTGTGCCAGGCCGGCATCGTCCTGGGCGCGCGCTCGGTGTTCGTCGGAGGGGTGCTGTGA
- a CDS encoding phage tail protein, with protein sequence MTDTVFASSVFFQLSIAGNDLGAFHTCEGLGAEVEVERFAEGGNNGFAWQLPSRITWSNITMTRPVTADSAKVLRWLNEVVQRAERKDGEIVALAPDLTPIVRWQVLGVIPIRWQGPSFDPSQSQAAVETLEFAHEGLQAS encoded by the coding sequence ATGACCGACACCGTCTTCGCCAGCAGCGTCTTCTTCCAACTGTCCATAGCGGGCAACGACCTGGGCGCGTTCCACACCTGCGAGGGACTGGGCGCGGAGGTCGAGGTCGAGCGGTTCGCCGAGGGCGGCAACAACGGGTTCGCCTGGCAGCTGCCGTCGCGCATCACCTGGTCCAACATCACCATGACCCGGCCGGTCACCGCCGACTCCGCCAAGGTCCTCAGGTGGCTCAACGAGGTCGTCCAGCGGGCCGAGCGCAAGGACGGCGAGATCGTCGCGCTCGCACCGGACCTGACGCCGATCGTCCGCTGGCAGGTCCTCGGCGTCATCCCGATCCGCTGGCAGGGCCCGTCGTTCGACCCGAGCCAGTCGCAGGCCGCCGTGGAGACCCTGGAGTTCGCCCACGAGGGCCTCCAGGCGTCGTGA
- a CDS encoding AAA family ATPase → MTAHVSGAGGSENGAGGSENGAGPVGTGRRGGHHGCGTGPVGTGRRGGPHGSETDAGRPGNPHGFETDAGRRGGPPWSEVDAGRLGGPIAAEADLVYLWGRLGAVEHRVRRAVEARLATDPAPDDPFRGLYLTPDAVRRVLDAPHRTRPVPVEPDADLDALATAVPAGPRLLRLARDFHLDPLDVEFLLVALAPDVDARFERLYGYLNDDVTRRRATVGLALELCGAPAAGAGRFRFAATAPLVAGGLVEVREPDLPALSRVLHVPDRVVAHLLGDDAPDRALTGLARVVDAAPAPTDGFEARVGAALRSGVDLVHLRAADGDAGRAAIGALAAAGRGAVVFDVVALADRDRPAPAAVVREARLRDAGLVLGPVDLLVPDRVRLLREVAALAGDVPLVVHGRQHWDPRWTDRPAVSVPVPPLAADQRAERWARGLTEATGARPPDELLASLGGYRLGVDEVDRAVSVATRLAVLEGRPVALEHLRAGVRAQNGAGLDRLARRITPSVGWDDLVLPEPTRRQLAELVLRARHRDRVLGQWRMRPGGGRGRGVVALFAGESGTGKTMSAEVVAAEVGMDLYVVDLSTVVDKYVGETEKNLERIFSEAAGVHGVLLFDEADAVFGKRSEVKDARDRYANVESAYLLQRMESFDGIAVLTTNMRSNVDSAFTRRIDVIADFPVPDAEQRLALWDRCLGPALPRGDDLDLASCAERFELAGGSIRACAVTAAYLAAAADRPVAMADVTEAVRQEYRKLGRLVQEHEFGPESATRP, encoded by the coding sequence ATGACCGCGCACGTGTCCGGGGCGGGCGGGTCCGAGAACGGGGCGGGCGGGTCCGAGAACGGGGCGGGGCCGGTCGGCACCGGTCGGCGCGGCGGCCACCACGGATGTGGAACCGGCCCGGTCGGCACCGGTCGGCGCGGTGGCCCGCACGGGTCCGAGACCGACGCCGGTCGGCCCGGTAACCCGCACGGGTTCGAGACCGACGCCGGTCGGCGCGGTGGTCCGCCGTGGTCCGAGGTCGACGCCGGTCGGCTCGGCGGCCCGATCGCCGCGGAGGCCGACCTCGTCTACCTCTGGGGTCGGCTCGGCGCGGTCGAGCACCGGGTCCGGCGGGCGGTGGAGGCGCGACTGGCCACCGACCCCGCGCCCGACGACCCGTTCCGCGGCCTCTACCTCACCCCGGACGCGGTGCGCCGGGTGCTCGACGCGCCCCACCGGACCCGGCCCGTGCCGGTCGAGCCGGACGCCGACCTCGACGCGCTCGCCACGGCGGTGCCCGCGGGCCCCCGCCTGCTGCGACTGGCCCGCGACTTCCACCTCGACCCGCTCGACGTGGAGTTCCTGCTGGTCGCCTTGGCGCCCGACGTCGACGCCCGGTTCGAACGGCTCTACGGCTACCTCAACGACGACGTCACCCGGCGGCGCGCGACCGTCGGGCTGGCGCTGGAGCTGTGCGGCGCGCCCGCGGCGGGCGCGGGCCGGTTCCGGTTCGCCGCCACCGCGCCCCTCGTCGCGGGCGGCCTGGTCGAGGTGCGCGAGCCGGACCTGCCCGCGCTGTCCAGGGTGCTGCACGTGCCCGACCGCGTGGTGGCGCACCTGCTCGGCGACGACGCGCCGGACCGGGCGCTGACCGGCCTCGCCCGCGTCGTCGACGCGGCGCCGGCGCCCACCGACGGGTTCGAGGCGCGGGTCGGCGCGGCGTTGCGCTCGGGCGTCGACCTGGTCCACCTGCGCGCCGCGGACGGCGACGCGGGCCGGGCGGCGATCGGCGCGCTGGCCGCCGCCGGGCGCGGCGCGGTGGTGTTCGACGTGGTGGCGCTGGCCGACCGCGACCGGCCCGCGCCCGCCGCGGTCGTGCGGGAGGCGCGGCTGCGCGACGCCGGGCTCGTGCTCGGCCCGGTCGACCTCCTCGTGCCCGACCGGGTCCGGCTGCTGCGCGAGGTGGCCGCGCTCGCGGGCGACGTGCCGCTGGTCGTGCACGGCAGGCAGCACTGGGACCCGCGGTGGACCGACCGGCCGGCCGTCTCGGTGCCGGTCCCGCCGCTGGCCGCCGACCAGAGGGCGGAGCGGTGGGCGCGGGGCCTGACCGAGGCGACCGGCGCGCGACCGCCGGACGAACTGCTGGCGTCGCTCGGCGGCTACCGGCTCGGGGTGGACGAGGTGGACCGGGCGGTGTCCGTCGCCACCCGGCTCGCCGTGCTGGAGGGTCGCCCGGTCGCGCTGGAGCACCTGCGCGCCGGGGTGCGGGCGCAGAACGGCGCGGGCCTGGACCGGTTGGCCCGCCGGATCACGCCGTCCGTCGGCTGGGACGACCTGGTGCTGCCCGAACCGACCCGGCGGCAGCTGGCGGAGCTGGTGCTGCGGGCCCGGCACCGCGACCGGGTGCTGGGGCAGTGGCGGATGCGGCCCGGCGGCGGCCGCGGTCGCGGTGTCGTGGCGTTGTTCGCGGGTGAGTCCGGCACCGGCAAGACGATGTCCGCCGAGGTCGTCGCGGCCGAGGTCGGCATGGACCTGTACGTGGTGGACCTGTCCACCGTGGTGGACAAGTACGTCGGCGAGACGGAGAAGAACCTGGAGCGGATCTTCTCCGAGGCGGCCGGCGTGCACGGCGTGCTGCTGTTCGACGAGGCGGACGCGGTGTTCGGCAAGCGCTCGGAAGTCAAGGACGCGCGCGACCGGTACGCCAACGTGGAGTCCGCCTACCTGTTGCAGCGCATGGAGTCGTTCGACGGGATCGCGGTGCTGACGACCAACATGCGGTCCAACGTGGACTCGGCGTTCACCCGTCGGATCGACGTGATCGCGGACTTCCCCGTGCCCGACGCGGAACAGCGGTTGGCGCTGTGGGACCGCTGCCTGGGACCGGCCCTGCCGCGCGGCGACGACCTCGACCTGGCGTCCTGCGCCGAGCGGTTCGAGCTGGCGGGCGGGTCGATCCGCGCCTGCGCGGTGACGGCCGCCTACCTGGCGGCGGCGGCCGACCGCCCGGTGGCGATGGCCGACGTGACGGAGGCGGTCCGCCAAGAGTACCGCAAGCTCGGGCGGCTGGTGCAGGAGCACGAGTTCGGCCCCGAGTCGGCCACCCGGCCCTGA
- a CDS encoding LysM peptidoglycan-binding domain-containing protein, translating into MPPKPGASLVKARLVIMEPPARVGAKPGARMSTVQFQFNPGTLALAKSVEWRRSPSRMAGQTSMPEFVGSGPRTLSVDVFLDATATHDNSVEAGVEKLMVACVPTKKSIQKKTPASPWVRFEWGTAKSVSFDGVLSSLSVAYSLFDVDGKPLRATCSLSIEEAGHDTPGQNPTSGSREARRTHRVVAGDSLPQLAWREYGDATAWRVIAEANGIDDPLVLVPGAELLLPGVEGADPEAEEAR; encoded by the coding sequence GTGCCACCGAAGCCCGGAGCGAGCCTCGTCAAGGCCCGCCTGGTGATCATGGAACCGCCCGCGCGGGTCGGCGCGAAGCCGGGAGCGAGGATGTCCACCGTCCAGTTCCAGTTCAACCCCGGCACGCTGGCGCTGGCGAAGTCGGTAGAGTGGCGGCGCTCGCCGTCGCGGATGGCCGGCCAGACGTCGATGCCGGAGTTCGTCGGCAGCGGGCCGCGCACGCTGAGCGTGGACGTGTTCCTCGACGCCACCGCCACCCACGACAACTCCGTGGAAGCGGGCGTGGAGAAGCTGATGGTGGCCTGCGTGCCGACCAAGAAGAGCATCCAGAAGAAGACGCCCGCGAGCCCGTGGGTCCGGTTCGAGTGGGGCACCGCCAAGTCGGTGTCGTTCGACGGCGTGCTGTCGAGCCTGTCGGTCGCCTACTCGCTGTTCGACGTGGACGGGAAACCGTTGCGCGCCACCTGTTCGCTGTCGATCGAGGAAGCCGGTCACGACACGCCGGGCCAGAACCCGACGTCCGGCTCGCGCGAGGCGCGCCGGACCCACCGCGTGGTGGCCGGTGACAGCCTGCCGCAACTGGCGTGGCGCGAGTACGGCGACGCGACCGCGTGGCGGGTCATCGCCGAGGCCAACGGGATCGACGACCCGCTCGTGCTCGTGCCGGGTGCGGAACTGCTGCTGCCCGGCGTCGAGGGCGCCGACCCGGAAGCGGAGGAGGCCCGATGA
- a CDS encoding phage tail sheath family protein translates to MPQYLSPGVYVEEVQSGARPIEGVGTAVAAFVGFAEHGPFHRATLVANWNQYVQHFGGFVDGAYLPHAVYGYFANGGGAAYVVRVGGPQEGAEPKPPVTNPVRLGGLRVAALPGAGGDVTVEVADAEGENPAEDRFRLLVRQGGKVVESYDASTRKNVKNYVVSQVRERSKLIEVAEQSGGALARPDNQSVSLPAAGSDGAALPAVVDAQEYLGDPEARTGFGGLESIDEITMVVTPDLMAAYQRGMIDLEGVKTVQLAMISHCEQMGDRIAVLDAPPGLNAQRVRAWRMDEAGYDSHYAALYYPWIKVFDPAGGRNIMVPPSGHIAGVWARNDVERGVHKAPANEVIRGAVDLETALSKSEQDLLNPIGVNCVRAFSGRGIRIWGARTLSSDPAWRYLNVRRLFNFLEESILIGTQWVVFEPNDDRLWSSIRRNITAFLTEQWRQGALFGRTPAEAFYVKCDRDNNPQESIDLGQVVCEIGVAPVKPAEFVVFRLSQFSDSTSLVSE, encoded by the coding sequence ATGCCGCAGTACCTCTCACCCGGCGTGTACGTGGAGGAGGTCCAGTCCGGAGCGCGACCGATCGAGGGCGTCGGCACCGCCGTGGCCGCCTTCGTCGGTTTCGCCGAGCACGGGCCGTTCCACCGGGCGACCCTCGTGGCGAACTGGAACCAGTACGTGCAGCACTTCGGCGGCTTCGTCGACGGCGCCTACCTGCCGCACGCCGTCTACGGCTACTTCGCCAACGGCGGCGGCGCGGCGTACGTGGTGCGCGTCGGCGGGCCGCAGGAGGGCGCGGAGCCCAAGCCGCCCGTGACGAACCCCGTGCGGCTGGGCGGGTTGCGGGTCGCCGCGCTGCCCGGCGCGGGCGGCGACGTCACCGTCGAGGTGGCCGACGCCGAGGGCGAGAACCCGGCGGAGGACCGCTTCCGGCTGCTCGTCCGCCAGGGCGGCAAGGTGGTGGAGAGCTACGACGCGTCCACCCGCAAGAACGTCAAGAACTACGTGGTGAGCCAGGTCCGCGAGCGCTCCAAGCTGATCGAGGTCGCCGAGCAGTCCGGCGGCGCGCTCGCCCGACCCGACAACCAGTCGGTGTCGCTGCCCGCCGCCGGTTCCGACGGCGCGGCGCTGCCCGCCGTGGTCGACGCGCAGGAGTACCTCGGCGACCCGGAGGCCCGCACGGGTTTCGGCGGGCTGGAGAGCATCGACGAGATCACGATGGTCGTCACGCCCGACCTGATGGCGGCCTACCAGCGCGGCATGATCGACCTTGAGGGCGTCAAGACCGTGCAACTGGCGATGATCTCGCACTGCGAGCAGATGGGTGACCGGATCGCCGTGCTGGACGCGCCACCCGGCCTGAACGCGCAGCGGGTCCGCGCCTGGCGCATGGACGAGGCGGGCTACGACTCCCACTACGCGGCCCTCTACTACCCGTGGATCAAGGTCTTCGACCCGGCCGGCGGGCGGAACATCATGGTCCCGCCGTCGGGCCACATCGCGGGCGTGTGGGCGCGCAACGACGTGGAGCGCGGCGTGCACAAGGCGCCCGCCAACGAGGTGATCCGCGGCGCGGTGGACCTGGAGACCGCGCTGAGCAAGAGCGAGCAGGACCTGCTCAACCCGATCGGCGTGAACTGCGTGCGCGCCTTCTCCGGCCGCGGCATCCGGATCTGGGGCGCGCGCACGCTGTCCTCCGACCCGGCGTGGCGGTATTTGAACGTGCGTCGGCTGTTCAACTTCCTGGAGGAGTCGATCCTCATCGGCACCCAGTGGGTCGTGTTCGAGCCGAACGACGACCGCCTGTGGTCCAGCATCCGGCGCAACATCACGGCGTTCCTCACCGAGCAGTGGCGGCAGGGCGCGCTGTTCGGCCGCACCCCGGCCGAGGCGTTCTACGTCAAGTGCGACCGGGACAACAACCCGCAGGAGTCCATCGACCTCGGCCAGGTCGTGTGCGAGATCGGGGTCGCCCCGGTCAAGCCCGCCGAGTTCGTGGTCTTCCGGCTGTCGCAGTTCTCCGACAGCACCAGCCTCGTCAGCGAATGA